The stretch of DNA acatggcaattttgaatacaggtgatgtaacaagaatcgctccatcttcaggccgcgctagttgcttagatttgtctctgtgttcttcctctttttctttagattgtaattggaatgtcatccaagatccacatggaagtgatcatttgccaatcactatttccatttcaaataattcaaaatcgtctgaaacaacaaatattcagcatgatttatctagaaacattgattggaagagattctcttcaattatttcagaatcggtggcattagttcatgagttacccccgctggaagaatataattttataactggtttaattcttgacagtgctattgatgctcagacgaagcgttttcctggtaattcgtttcgtagacgtcctcctaatctgtggtgggaccaagaatgtacgaatctctataaagataaatcgaatgcgttcaaggattggcgaaaattgggcacccgtgaacgttatgataactacatttatctggagcgtaaattcaaaagcttcattaaagctaaaaaaagaggctattggcgtcattttgtaaatgggctttcacgagagacttccttgagcactctttggagagttgccagacaaatgagaaattcatctcattcaaatgaagaagttgaatattcagaaaggttgaatattcagaaaggcagatttttgactttgccaagaagatatgtccagactctgcccccgcaccttctcccttcttagagacatctgatgatgttgagcctccgttcagtatgactgaattttctcttgcccttctttcttgcaacaacacggctccagggtcagataggatcaaatttaatttgttgaaaaatctacctgataatgcgaagagacgtttgttgaaactgttcaatgctttccttgagcagaatattgttccgcatgagtggcgacaaattaaagttatagctattctgaaacctggtaaacctgcgtctgattataattcttatagaccaatagcaatgctatcttgcattcgcaaattactagaaaaaatgattctccatcgtttagacagctgggttgaatctaataatcttctctcgccatcgcagttcgggtttcgtagaggcaaaggaaccaatgattgtcttgcgcttctttcatcagaggttgactttgccttgtgtagtaagcaacaaatggcatcagtgttcctagatatcaacggtgcgttcgattctgtttccattgaagttctttttcaaaaacttcgtctaaatgggttttcccagaaattaaatagttttctgtttaacctaatgcgtgaaaaacatatgagtttttctcatggttcttcgtcagttttacgcattagctacatgggtcttcttcaaggctcatgtcttagtccaattctttacaacttctatgtaaatgatattgatgtttgtttatcgggaaattgtactttgagacagtttgcagatgattgtgttgtatcggtaatgggcaaagacaacaccgatcttcataatcctttgcaagattctcttgacaatttggttgattgggcctgtagattgggtattgaattttctactgagaagacagagatggttgtattctcaagaaaacataaTCCTGCACAAATACAGtttaaacttttggatagaccTATTCGTCACTCGATGTCTTTCAAGTATTTAggtgttgtgtttgactccaaaggaacaacatacttgaaacaaaaatgtcagaaaagaataaattttcttcgatccataacaggaacttggtggggagctcatcctgaggatttgattaggttgtataaaacaaccattttatctgttatggagtatggtagtttttgcttcaggtccgctgcctgtacccatattttgcatctggaaaggattcaatatcgctgtttgcgtattgctctaggatgtatgcagtcaacacatacaatgagcctagaaattctaGCTGGCATACTTCCTTTTTCCGTAggttttttcgagttatcattccgttttttaatacggtgtgaaacacttaatccgaaggtgatagcaaacttagaaaaaatgttgaactcaggcgttcgatctaggcgaatgtctctatatcatgaatttatgactttggaaagtccatctgctttatctggtttccagatcattccttcaattttgttcaattcctctattactattgacctgtcaatgaaggattatgtgcataatatttcagatgatctccgccatttagttattcctgcgatattcctgtcaaagtataaacatattgacccaaccaaaactttttttactgatggatctagtcttaatggatccacaggctttggtatattcaatatcaacttcttcacttttcgtaggcttagtttaccctgttcggtgtttgttgcaatatacatggccttactccatattcagaccttcaccccagatcacttttttattttttctgatagtctcagctctttagaggtactccgttcagtgagaactagatatacgtcgtatttcttatctgaaatccatcaacttttaagtgctctgattactagttcatttaatatcactttcgtatggattccgtctcattgttcgataccaggaaatgagaaagcagacTTTCTTGCTATGAAGGGCGCTATGGAAGGAGACTTATTCTATAGGCCTAttactttcgatgaatatcttcattttcctcgtgaacgggcacttgtatcttggcagtcaagttggaatagtagtgataaaggccgatggctatattctatcattcctagggtttctctcaaaccatggtttaaaggatataatttttctcgtgattttatacgggtagtgtgcagactcatgtctaaccattattcttcgaatgcacatctttttcgaattaacatcagtgatagtaacctatgcgtgtgtggtataggatatcaggatattgatcatattgtgtggttttgttctgagTATCGAAATGACAgtttatctttaatagaaaattttcgcaataagggaataccacctaattttccgattcgcgacgttctggctactcgtaatatcgatgctatttctttaatttatgattttctcaaatccatacactttcaaatatgaatatatatgtttagttttccttcattgttttgatttttttattagcgtttccttttctctattttaacttttttcttcagaattcgaaaagtgagcagattttcatcccTTTCCTAGTCCCAAGGAGATAACTAGTTCCTAGGAGATGGTCATCTCTGCAACAAGAAGCTTAAACAAGAAGCCTATAATATTATCTTATTGTGAATTCTGTCATATTGTTTGtccatattgtaacatttttcgaaaagatcatagggtttttatgcctttttgagaaagaacattggcaTTGTTCTACTCAAAGAGGCTTTTCTCtattcataaacacggctcattgttacttaatgttgctgagccatttgaaaataattttagtacaaaaaaaagggtaatcaatgaagagttcagtgattggactcactaacgttcacttagtaagaaaacgtgtatgtttgaaagtattcaaatcaaaaaatctattttgggcgggacgtagttcgtcgggtcagcaagtaaataataaaaatcaatctCGAGGAAACGAGACAACAACTACGACTTTATAAAACaggttaatttttttgcaaAGACTATGATATCGCTTTTATATCACCTTCTTAGTGCATATCTAACAGTAAAGAAGTTATTATTTGTCCCATCGAATTCTAATGACGCTAACGATCCTTCATTACGTTCCCAACGAAATGCCAGACGTAAATCAAAGCCCACTTCTTCTAACTTACTTGAATTTGTGTAGTGTAATTCTACTCACAAATGTGCAGATATCAACCCACCCGTCTGGAGCAAAGCATTGTTCACTGCGAGATGTAATAAACAACATGGCTTACTATGCACCCCCATATGGGAGACTGAAACTGGGATGAATTTTTATCGGCCATCGGGATGATGCAAATTAGACTCTATGGCAGCGCAAAAGCGGCGAACCACTTCACTCTAAAACCGACCGAGCGCACGTTTACGTGTGCATTTCTAAACACACTACAATATCTTAGCAGTGCATATTATTATTACGGCCCGCCAAAGGGTCATGTACCCGTTCAAGGTTAGCCTATGCAAGGCACAAGTGTAACAGAATGTAAAATAGTTGCCAGAGTTCTCTCAGACTGGTAGCCTCTAATCACTATATGCAGTGAattaatttgataataaatattaataaGTGGGATAACGACGGGAAAGATCAGTTGTTTACTTATTATCATTCCAGAGCGGGAGTATGTATGATGAAAAGATAAATAATGCACGCGTTGTGCGTTGTTTACATAATTCTCATTTCATTTTACAATTGTTTAGTTAGATGAAATATTGTATGTTCTTTGATTAAATCATCCAAAACATCCGATGCAGGCAGGGGGATATTTATACACGGTATGCAAAACTGATTGTCTTTCCCAAACCATCAAGAAACAATTTTGGAATGCTTCAATGTAACCTTTTTTCGAACAgtgttttatttcgttttcgcCTCACCACTATATATTTGCCTGTCCAAACAATGCCATCTTTGATGATagctgaaccaaaaaaaaaacaacactacTGAAACAAGCAAGCAAGCGAGCAGCAAACAACCAAGATgaggattgatttttgtttcctCTTTTATTCCCCAGCACGAAACACACCACATCAGCTTGCTTTGCCGGCTCATTTACATTTTCATAGACATTGCCATTCCCGCATTTCGAACACTTCAACAACAATGTAATCATAAACGCTTGGCGATAACAAAGTAGCACTTGCAaataaattatgcaaccgaGCAACGAGATGATGTGCTCCATAGCAGAACATAGTGACGTTCGTCTGTTCGGAAGATTTTCCGTTTTCCCATTGTGCGGAAATGTACGAAACGACGCTATACCCTTTTGGGCCACCAACAATTGATTACATTGTTTCCTGTCTTCTTCCCGAGCAATTATTTTGGACTGTTTCGATACAACATTTTAAGCGCATTAAATTCACTAATCCATTAACTAATTGTGTTCAATTCATTTGCTGGGCGTTTAATTGGATTGGGTACGACGCTCGGGAAGGTCTGTTCGCTATTTATTGTACGTTGACTAGCAATCAGCCATTGCCATTGCTAGATTTTGCCAATCTGCGGTGGCCTCGAACGTCAGCAATTCAGACACACCCATCGCAGTGAACGATGACACGCATTGGGGGGACGGGACGGCAAATCAATCAAGAAGCACCGCACTCTCAGCGAACAGTTGGTTTGATAGTTGGCGTCCTGCTGCGCTCTGTTGTTGTTACTGTCATCGCGTTATGTAAACAGAATAGTTATGACTCTTAATAACTTTCTATCGCTCTGCAGGGGGTAACCTTGAACGAGTGCATCTACCCGGTCGGCTGCCGTTCGTTGTTGGATGTGTATGCAATGCATCACAGCTTCGGTTCATTCAGCGGCTATAAAAATAGCGACTAATATTGCCAACGTCTTGTGCTCTTCCCCCTTCTTTGCTCCATTAACAACATATCTGCACTTCAAGAACTTAAATTGTTTAGATATTCTCTAATAGCGGTCGCTAGCAGCAGCGTGGTCATGAATATGGAAAGAATCGAAACAGATGTATACTTTTGCATGATCATCAGTAAGATTGATGGCTCCCGGTGAATAGTGGGTAACGAATTTAGCGATGCTTCGTCTTGATACATGAATATCTTTGGACTTTTCATTTAAAAGTACAATCAAAACGTACTATTCGGCATCGGAATTTTGAACAAGTACTTATGAAGAATGGCGCAAAAAATAGATCCTTGAGAAGATGTAGTAGATAACTGTAGCACGGTAGAGCTACAGTTCTCGGTAATATAAAGTATCCATCTTCTATCACGTctacagcccccatctagctagcacttctcggatatcatcgacgtcagaacttatcgtggcgctaacatcgattcagacctctacctggtgatggtcaaactgcgttctacaccagcgctcaccacggtaccacctacgacgactacaggagccgaacgttgctccAACATACCTGCAGCggtaccgggggtagacgaactggaggctgctcccctcgatgaatgctgaaACACATGAATGCTGaaagcagcaattagcagcacagcagagaccgtcatcgggtatgaacaacgaggacaacggaacgaatgctttgacgacgagtgccgagcactcctgaacgagaaggatgcagtaCGCGAGTTAAGATTTCACGGACGTGATAATCTTTTTAAAAAACGCGACCACACTTGTCGATAGCCTAGCACTAACTAacttttatttgattatttaaatttttctacaGTTCATAATGCAAAGTTGCAGTTTCGTGCCTCTGCTTATCCACGCCGAAAACTGCCAAAGTTTATTGATCCAAAGTTGTCGTCAGCATACTTCGATGACCCCGTTCTGCTGGCTCGATTGCCAACGACCGCCAATGTTGTTGTCAGCAAATTGTTGCTGTCGCCGCCCGGGTACCTCCGTTGCTAACTCGTCCCTCCTTTAGAGATGAGGTTCCGTCCGAATCACATCTCTAATCGTCATGGGTCTGAGATTTGGTTGAATGTCCTTCAATGGTTCCTGTGTTGGTGTAGTACTgggtatttgttttattttgactgTAGCTGATCTGTGGGAAaagattttcaaaagaatcacGATACCTATTATCATGCAGGGGAATGAAATGATTCCACCCATAATGGACCAAGCTGGCCATTCTATACTTGTGTTGTTCAatcgaatatattccatctcctTTCTCATCTCCAGGTGTAGGTGGTGTAAATGTTCCAAGCTTAGGTTTGCTATTGTAAGTTGCTTTTGTATTGTAATTCCATCCAATGGTAGTTGGATTGGGCTTCCAACCATGTTCTGTATTTCGTTAGAATAGGATatgttgttgatgttgatttCGCAATCGTGGAACGTAATTAAAAATGTTCCGGTAAATGTACGATTTTTGAGTCCGCAGGTTGAAGTGAAGGAAATGTTTTTATCCGAGTTTAAGATGATATTTTCGTCATTGATTATGGTGATTTGATCCTCTGGCGGATTCATGGTGTAGTTACAGGTTGCTTGGTTCCCAAAAAGTAGATTTGGTATGCATCTTGAGTTGTCGAATACTACTTCGTAGGTTTtgtatattgttggttgtagtgTATTGACCATATAGTTGCCGGTTTCGTGAGTTAAATAATTTCTGTTTGTCAGATGAATTTGCTTGTGATTGTTAGTAACAGGGAAAACATGAATCTTATTGAATATCCTTTTATCTAAGATGGGGGTTTTTATCAGGAGAGTCAATTCCTTGCCGTTCGTTGCGATCGTTGTGTCTGCAAAGTTGAGGGCTTCCACTGCATTATGAACCGtaatattttgtttgaatacatcgtgatataaaatttca from Toxorhynchites rutilus septentrionalis strain SRP chromosome 3, ASM2978413v1, whole genome shotgun sequence encodes:
- the LOC129775286 gene encoding uncharacterized protein LOC129775286, whose amino-acid sequence is MFLKIVITEKIDVKRIDHLPIIAFNLGTARIQQTSHYYMHHFNVTSLKTHVEILKIQFEQLKPNQFTSLTKQTFEQIHQTLENLAPSRRQKRWNSLGTAWKFIAGSPDANDLKILNSSINDLISNNNQQVRINRALNLQLKELVFKTKDAIELSNSKSLEIYSMNILLNLKYLAEKLEQIVDSISLAKAGILNEKILSQDEIEILYHDVFKQNITVHNAVEALNFADTTIATNGKELTLLIKTPILDKRIFNKIHVFPVTNNHKQIHLTNRNYLTHETGNYMVNTLQPTIYKTYEVVFDNSRCIPNLLFGNQATCNYTMNPPEDQITIINDENIILNSDKNISFTSTCGLKNRTFTGTFLITFHDCEININNISYSNEIQNMVGSPIQLPLDGITIQKQLTIANLSLEHLHHLHLEMRKEMEYIRLNNTSIEWPAWSIMGGIISFPCMIIGIVILLKIFSHRSATVKIKQIPSTTPTQEPLKDIQPNLRPMTIRDVIRTEPHL